CATGACCGGCACCGAACACCCCCTCGTGACCGACTACCTGGCCACGATCGAGCAGGAGGCGTCCTTCCTGCCCGCGGGCCGGCGCGAGGAACTCCTCGCCGACCTGCGCGAACACCTCGCGGTCGCCGTCGGCGACGAGGAGGACCCGCAGGCCGTCCGCGCGGCCCTCGAACGGCTCGGCAGCCCCTCGGCCATCGTGGCCGCGGCCCGCGCGGAGGAGCCGGAGACCACCGCGGTGCCGGCGCCGGCCAAGGACCCGCAGCCGCGGTCGCGAACGGTCACCACCGCCGTGCTGCTCGGCATCAGCGGAGTCGCCACCGCCGTCTCCCCCTTCGTCGGCGTGGTCGTTCTCGTCGTCGGCCTCGTGATGCTGTGGACGTCCACCGCATGGGAGCAGCGCACCAAGGTGTTCGCGACCGTCCTCACCGTCGCACTGCCGGTCCTGATCATCCTCGGCATGTTCCTCCTGGCGGCCCGCGTCGGCCCGACGGAGCTGCTCGTCGTGCTCGCGCTGGGCATCGCCCTGCCGGCCACGGCGGCGGTGCGCCTGCTCCGCACCCAGCCCCCGACCGCCTGACCCGCCGCGGGACCAAGATCATCACGGGTGCAGAATGACCCGTATGACCCTGTCGAACACACCGAAGTCGGCCACGATCGACGACGCTCGCACGGTCGGCCGGACGCTGGCCTCCGCCTTCGGCGACGACCCGATGATGCGCTGGTTCTTCCCCGACGACGCCTCGCGCGAGACGGGCCTCGTCCGCTACTTCACGACCCTCTTCACCCGGCAGTACGGCCTCCACGGCGTCTGCGAGCGGACCGGTTCGGCGGCCGCCTTCTGGGTGTCGCCCGAGGGCGCGGACAAGGCCGTCCCGGACGCGGAGACGATTCAGCAGCTCGTGGAGATACTCGGCGACCGCGCCCCGGTCTTCCAGGAGGCCGTGACGGCGGCCGCCGAGCACGGGCCGACCGAACCGCACTGGTACCTCGCCGTCATCGGCGCCGACCCCGCCGCCCGCGGCCGGGGCCACGGCTCGGCCCTCCTCCGCTCGGGCCTCGCGAAGGCCGACGCGGACGGCCTGCCGGTCTACCTGGAGTCCTCGAAGCCGGACAACCTGCCGGTCTACGAGCACTTCGGCTTCAAGGTCGTCGACGAGTTCCCGCTGCCGGGCGGCGGCCCGGTCCTGTGGGCCATGAAGCGGGACCCTCGCTGACGCCCTTCAGAGGAGCTGCGGCGGACCGATGACCTCCCGGCCGATCCGCTCGGCCAGATGCCGGGCGAGCCGGTCCTCGTAACCGTCGAGGTTGCCGAGGCGGATGTGCACGAGGACCAGGTGCGTGTCGGCGGGCACGTCGAGTTCACGCGAGTCGTTGTTGAGGACGAGCGTGACCTCGGCGTGCTTGTACTCGCCGTAGAAGCCGCGCTCCGGCACCTCGGACCATTCGAGGCTCTCCCAGTTGATCCAGGCCGGGAACACGCCGACCGCGTCCACGAGGCGGTCCTCGACGCTACCGACGGGCTGGTCCTCGATCGAGAAGCCGAGCGGCAGGTACGCCTCCGCCCCGCTCAGGTCCTCGGGCAGCTCGCGGACGGGGATCGTCCGGGTCAGGTCCGGGAGCCCCGGCGGCGGCACGGCGGGGGCGCCCGTGGCGTCCCAGCACACGAGCCGGGCCTCGGGCAGTTCGCCGCACAGCCGCCTCAGCTCGTCCAGGGTGTGCGCCTCGGCCTCCACCGACACCTGGGAGTACGGCCTGACGCCGAAGGCCACCATCTGCCGGGCCACCCGCAGGGCTTCGGCGCGGTCGGGGCTGCGGAAGATCGGATACGCGACGTCGTCGGACATGCCCTGACACTGCCACGCGCGGGGCGACCGGTTCCTCCGTTTTACGGGTGGTGCTTCGGTGCGGTCCGGGCGGCCGGCGCCCGTCAGGGCAGCAGCGTGAAGGTGTCGACGTGCGCGGGGCGGACGGCGCCGAAGTGGCGGCGGTCCACGGTGGCGACCTCCCTCACGCCGAGCCGCTCGGCGCAGGCGATGACGGACGCGTCCACGAGGCCGAGGGGGAACCCCGCGTACCGGGCTGTCAGTTCGGCGATCCGCAGCCAGTCCCCCGGGTGCACGGGTTCGACCGTGAGGAGCCCTTCGGCGAAGTCCTGGGCGAGCAGCAGCTCGGAGCGGGCGCCGAGGCGACGGCCGAGCAGGTGGGCGACTTCGGCGAGGACGAGGGTGGGGACGACGAGAGGCCCGGGATGGGTCTCCAGGAGCCGCACACACCGGTGGTGCCAGGCGTCGCTCCTGTCGTGCAGGGCGTAGAGCGGTCCGGCGTCGACGATCAGCGTGCTCATGCGCTGCGTCGCACCTCGCGCGCCTCCTCCTCGGCGATGAGGTCCCGCCCGTCGGCCAGGCCGGCCAGCAGCTCCTCCATGCGCTCCGCGATGTCGCTGCGGCCGCTGGCGCCCGAGCCGGTGGAGTGGAACCTGCGCCGAACAGGGGCATCGCCCTGCTCGTCGCCGGGCAGGTGGGCGGCGATGGCCTCGCGCGTCCACTCCGAGACGGTCATGCCTCGCCGGGCGGCCTCGTGACGCATGCGGGCGTCCAGCGACTCGTCGATCTTGATCGTCGTCCGCTTCATGTATGCCAGCATACCCACGACATTTTCACGGGTACGCGGCGCTTCACGCCGCCACCGCCTCGTGCACGTTCGCGTCCGCCTCGCAGTCCGGGCAGCGGCCCGGTTGCCAGGCGCGGAAGGCGACCTCCTCGCAGGTGACGCAGGTCTGGATCGGGGGCGGGGACCTCGCTCGGGGCCTCCGCGACCGCGCCCGGGTTGCTGTACGAGACCGTGCGCGTCACCATCCGGCCGTTGCGGAGGCGGTCGCGGGTCCGGCTCAGGTAGCCGTGGGCCTCCAGTTCGCGCAGGGCGGCGGCGATGCGGGTCTCGCCCTCGGGGAAGCGCGCGGCGAGGTGCTTGATGCCGATGCGCGACCCGGCGGGCAGCGACTGGATGTGGACGGCGAGGCCGATCGCGAGGAGCGAGAGGTGCTCGTGCTGCGCGAGGTGGTTGCCGACGACGGTGAAGCGCGTCGTGTGGGGGACGTTGGCGTGGATGACGCCCGCGCGGGAAACGGGCGCGCTAAGGTTCTTTGTATCCATGGGGAAGGGTTTGCTTCCTCGATGGCCAGGCCCTCGTCGGGATTGCCGTCCCGCCGGGGGCCGAGCATTTTCAGTTCGGTTGAGGCGGAGCATATGCCCGGCAACCATCCCAAAATCCAGCCCAGTCGGCAGAGTTCCCT
This is a stretch of genomic DNA from Streptomyces sp. R44. It encodes these proteins:
- a CDS encoding type II toxin-antitoxin system VapC family toxin; translation: MSTLIVDAGPLYALHDRSDAWHHRCVRLLETHPGPLVVPTLVLAEVAHLLGRRLGARSELLLAQDFAEGLLTVEPVHPGDWLRIAELTARYAGFPLGLVDASVIACAERLGVREVATVDRRHFGAVRPAHVDTFTLLP
- a CDS encoding CopG family transcriptional regulator — protein: MKRTTIKIDESLDARMRHEAARRGMTVSEWTREAIAAHLPGDEQGDAPVRRRFHSTGSGASGRSDIAERMEELLAGLADGRDLIAEEEAREVRRSA
- a CDS encoding GNAT family N-acetyltransferase; translated protein: MTRMTLSNTPKSATIDDARTVGRTLASAFGDDPMMRWFFPDDASRETGLVRYFTTLFTRQYGLHGVCERTGSAAAFWVSPEGADKAVPDAETIQQLVEILGDRAPVFQEAVTAAAEHGPTEPHWYLAVIGADPAARGRGHGSALLRSGLAKADADGLPVYLESSKPDNLPVYEHFGFKVVDEFPLPGGGPVLWAMKRDPR